The genomic segment CTTAGTATTTCTGTGCCCCATGCCCGCTTGTGGTCGGTTGATCATCCCTTCTTGTACGATTTGGTGCTGACCCTAAAGCATGAAGGGCAAGTGGTGGATGAGATCAAAACCTATTTTGGTATGCGAGAAGTAACTAGTAGGCATGGGCAGGTATATCTTAACGGTAGGGCCTGTTACCAAAGGTTGGTGCTTGATCAAGGCTACTGGGACGAAGGGATCTATACACCTTTATCTATTGATGATCTAAAAAAAGACGTTGAGCTAATCAAGTCCCTCGGTTTTAACGGAGTACGTAAACACCAAAAGATCGAAGACCCCTACTTCTATTACTACTGTGATAAGCTTGGACTTTTGGTTTGGTCTGAAATGCCGGCATGTTATGAGTATAGTGAAGCAGGGGCAAGTAATCTACGAAGAGAATGGACCGAGGCGGTGATCAGAGATAGAAACCACCCAAGTATTATCGCATGGGTACCGATTAACGAAAGCTGGGGTGTTGATCAACTGACCCGGACTATGGATCCGAGAATTATTGCTTACCTTGAGTCGCTGTACTATCATACCCGTTCCCTAGACCATACCCGACTTGTGGTAAGTAACGACGGATGGCAGCATGGAACGACAGATTTAGTGACCATCCATGAGTATACTCAAAACGCATCCGAGCTAACCCGGCGTTACCAGGCCTTTTCGGATAACCCAAACGCTACTACTTTTAGCCATAATCTACCGACTTTACTTGCCGGATTTGACTTGACTGATCAACCGATTATCGTTTCGGAGTTCGGTGGCGTGAAGATTGAAGATGGTAAGCCTGGGTGGGGTTATGGTAAGGCGGCATCTAGCAGTGAGGATATGGTAAACCGAGTCAGCGAGCTGGTAGATGCGCTCCTAAGCTTTAGCGAAATAGCAGGGTACTGCTATACTCAACTTACAGATGTGGAGCAAGAGGTTAACGGGCTGTTTACCATCGACCGTAAGCCCAAGGCCGATGTTAAGCGCTTAAAGGAGATCTTTAGCCGACGATAGGTTCTGTTTGCTAACTTGGGGGGGAGAAGTAAGTGGCATCTTATTTCCGTAATCCAGTCATTAGCCAACCAGGGATGGACCATGGGGATCCTTTCGCCATGAGCTATTTAGGTCGTTATTACCTCTATCACACCGGTGGCAGCGGTGTACACTTACACACCTCAACCGACTTAGTGAACTGGCGTTATGAGGGAACGGTACTGGCTCCTAAGGCTGAGTGCCACTGGGCCCAAGTGGACTACTGGGCTCCGGAGGTCATGTATTCCAAAGGCACTTTTTACATGTATGTAAGTGGTACCAAGAGAACCGCTAAAGGCGGGGACGATGCTTTGCGTAGACTAGGGATCGCTAGAAGCAAAAGCCCCCTTGGCCCTTTTGAATGGGATGAGCATCCGTTGTTTGATGAATGGTCCATCGATGCACATCCCTATCGCGATGACAATGGCTCCCTGTGGCTCTTTTATAATATCCGCACGGAGGAAACTAGGTACGTCGATGGAACCACCGGCTGTGGTAATGTTGTGGAGGCGATGTCGGCCCCGGATCAGGCGGTAGGAAATCAGATGAGGGTCACCTTTCCCACCGAACCGTGGGAAGGAGACAAAAAGGGAACTTGGTACTGGAACGAGGGGCCAACGGTATTGAAAAGAAGGGGTACCTATTACCAGATGTATAGCGGTGGATGCTATCGGGATGAGACCTACGCAATTGGTGTTGCCACGGCACCCTCACCCTTAGGCCCTTGGACCAAGTATCCAAGGAACCCCATTTTCACCAGTACATCAGCCATATCCGGTCCCGGACATCATAGTGTAGTGTTAGGTCCCGATGGCGTTAACTTATACGCGGTATACCACGGTCGTATTCCCCAGGATGCGGGGCGGAAGGTCCACATCGATCGCCTCTTCTGGGTTGGTGATCATCTGAAGATCCTTGGACCTACTGAAGAAGAGCAGAAGGTGCCTTCAGGACCCGTCTATGATCCGCAGGTTCCCCATTGGAAAGCGACCGCATGGGTACGCGGAACACAGGTTGAGTTTTGTGGTCTGCGACTATCCCTAGCAGACGAAGGGTACCAATACTTGCAGGTCAGCTACAGCTGTGGTTTAGTGACCGTCTACCTAGACCAAAAGCTAAAATATGCTGGTTTAGTCAACGATAATGGCTTTGTTCCAACCTGTGATGGCACCATCGTGGCCAT from the Limnochordia bacterium genome contains:
- a CDS encoding glycoside hydrolase family 43 protein translates to MASYFRNPVISQPGMDHGDPFAMSYLGRYYLYHTGGSGVHLHTSTDLVNWRYEGTVLAPKAECHWAQVDYWAPEVMYSKGTFYMYVSGTKRTAKGGDDALRRLGIARSKSPLGPFEWDEHPLFDEWSIDAHPYRDDNGSLWLFYNIRTEETRYVDGTTGCGNVVEAMSAPDQAVGNQMRVTFPTEPWEGDKKGTWYWNEGPTVLKRRGTYYQMYSGGCYRDETYAIGVATAPSPLGPWTKYPRNPIFTSTSAISGPGHHSVVLGPDGVNLYAVYHGRIPQDAGRKVHIDRLFWVGDHLKILGPTEEEQKVPSGPVYDPQVPHWKATAWVRGTQVEFCGLRLSLADEGYQYLQVSYSCGLVTVYLDQKLKYAGLVNDNGFVPTCDGTIVAITQTSCLDDANVYELALGQNHSWHFGGNSPVDVSLAIKGSARVYADDVLMWEGHSDSFTLVRFITSYGVNEIRVVADSRQATVTDLLVTAMA
- a CDS encoding glycoside hydrolase family 2, which codes for MLRNEYPRPDRVRKEWLSLNGTWDFAFDDRNEGIKGKWFQDLTKLDQKIIVPFAYQAPASGIGTSDYHPVIWYGREFSSPKAWDERTILHFGAVDYEATVWVNGIYVGSHRGGYVPFFFDITDLLQPESNELVVRIVDLARPDQPRGKQSARDESWGCWYTPITGIWQSVWLEHLHGLHIEDFHLIPDIKQERVLLEYTLSEITENLSLEATVSAEGNLVSRQDIAVGPVYNRWSNVTPLEEGQLSISVPHARLWSVDHPFLYDLVLTLKHEGQVVDEIKTYFGMREVTSRHGQVYLNGRACYQRLVLDQGYWDEGIYTPLSIDDLKKDVELIKSLGFNGVRKHQKIEDPYFYYYCDKLGLLVWSEMPACYEYSEAGASNLRREWTEAVIRDRNHPSIIAWVPINESWGVDQLTRTMDPRIIAYLESLYYHTRSLDHTRLVVSNDGWQHGTTDLVTIHEYTQNASELTRRYQAFSDNPNATTFSHNLPTLLAGFDLTDQPIIVSEFGGVKIEDGKPGWGYGKAASSSEDMVNRVSELVDALLSFSEIAGYCYTQLTDVEQEVNGLFTIDRKPKADVKRLKEIFSRR